Proteins encoded within one genomic window of Brassica rapa cultivar Chiifu-401-42 chromosome A09, CAAS_Brap_v3.01, whole genome shotgun sequence:
- the LOC103840966 gene encoding cyclin-dependent kinase inhibitor 2 isoform X2: MAAGEVGRRREGETADENEKTNVKRRKLEEEEESRILILSHNPSSEYDLLDSASSSSSVSCCSSSEEKSKRRTDGGEFDQTETFWIYYDNRRVPEEEESVNEVESCRVKKQKRCETVKEAEMEDFFQAAEKDVRNNMLECSSKYSFDFEKDEPLDGRYEWVKLNP; encoded by the exons ATGGCGGCGGGAGAGGTAGGTAGGAGAAGAGAAGGAGAAACGGCGGACGAGAATGAAAAGACAAATGTGAAGCGAAGGAAGcttgaggaggaagaagaatctAGGATATTGATCTTATCTCACAATCCAAGCTCGGAGTATGATTTATTAGATAGCGCGTCGTCGTCATCCTCAGTTTCTTGCTGCTCTAGCTCCGAAGAGAAATCGAAACGGAGGACCGACGGTGGTGAATTTGATCAAACGGAGACATTTTGGATTTATTATGATAACAG GAGAGTTCCGGAAGAAGAGGAATCGGTAAACGAGGTGGAGTCTTGCCGAGTTAAGAAGCAGAAGAGGTGTGAGACGGTGAAAGAAGCGGAGATGGAAGATTTTTTCCAGGCGGCGGAGAAAGATGTTCGGAACAACATGTTGGAGTGTTCTAGCAA GTATAGTTTCGATTTCGAGAAAGATGAACCACTTGACGGACGATACGAGTGGGTGAAATTGAATCCttag
- the LOC103840966 gene encoding cyclin-dependent kinase inhibitor 2 isoform X1 translates to MAAGEVGRRREGETADENEKTNVKRRKLEEEEESRILILSHNPSSEYDLLDSASSSSSVSCCSSSEEKSKRRTDGGEFDQTETFWIYYDNRFANRRVPEEEESVNEVESCRVKKQKRCETVKEAEMEDFFQAAEKDVRNNMLECSSKYSFDFEKDEPLDGRYEWVKLNP, encoded by the exons ATGGCGGCGGGAGAGGTAGGTAGGAGAAGAGAAGGAGAAACGGCGGACGAGAATGAAAAGACAAATGTGAAGCGAAGGAAGcttgaggaggaagaagaatctAGGATATTGATCTTATCTCACAATCCAAGCTCGGAGTATGATTTATTAGATAGCGCGTCGTCGTCATCCTCAGTTTCTTGCTGCTCTAGCTCCGAAGAGAAATCGAAACGGAGGACCGACGGTGGTGAATTTGATCAAACGGAGACATTTTGGATTTATTATGATAACAGGTTTGCTAA CAGGAGAGTTCCGGAAGAAGAGGAATCGGTAAACGAGGTGGAGTCTTGCCGAGTTAAGAAGCAGAAGAGGTGTGAGACGGTGAAAGAAGCGGAGATGGAAGATTTTTTCCAGGCGGCGGAGAAAGATGTTCGGAACAACATGTTGGAGTGTTCTAGCAA GTATAGTTTCGATTTCGAGAAAGATGAACCACTTGACGGACGATACGAGTGGGTGAAATTGAATCCttag
- the LOC103840967 gene encoding uncharacterized protein LOC103840967: MACMDTHNSINGAARISFSNEFVEIRSEKNSTKSNNVNTRSSFSKTADDFEFSVTDYAMIPADEIFLKGKILPFKETTHVHRTLREELLVDEEGPVDGNIFSIRPLFLPSSSFSSKGTWKELLGLKRAHVRSKTPDKLDDKTISGNAARWESQVGDT, from the exons ATGGCATGCATGGACACGCATAACTCCATAAATGGTGCAGCTAGGATCTCATTCTCTAATGAATTCGTCGAAATCAGATCAGAAAAGAATAGCACTAAGAGCAACAACGTCAACACTAGAAGCTCTTTCTCCAAAACCGCTGATGATTTCGAGTTCTCTGTCACGGACTACGCCATGATTCCGGCTGATGAGATCTTCCTCAAAGGAAAGATATTACCGTTCAAGGAGACCACTCATGTTCATAGGACCTTAAGAGAAGAGCTTCTGGTCGATGAAGAGGGTCCTGTCGATGGCAACATCTTTTCCATCAGGCCACTATTTTTACCTTCTTCGTCCTTTTCCTCAAAGGGTACATGGAAGGAGCTATTGGGCCTCAAGAGAGCCCATGTTAGATCTAAGACGCCCGATAAACTTGATGACAAAACCATCTCTG GGAATGCTGCGAGGTGGGAGAGTCAAGTTGGAGATACATGA
- the LOC103840968 gene encoding cytochrome P450 90B1 isoform X1, protein MTMIKFITKIKNSDFFKTNTFLQTEAHFFSRCMSESQSLRKKEAKNQTYRKRGKERERYSMFETEHTLVPLLLLPSLLSLLLFLILLKRRSRHSFNLPPGKSGWPFLGETIGYLKPYSAKTLGYFMQQHISKYGKIYRSNLFGEPTIVSADAGLNRFILQNEGRLFECSYPRSIGGILGKWSMLVLVGDMHRDMRSISLNFLSHARLRTILLKDVERHTLFVLNSWQQHSVFSAQDEAKKFTFNLMAKHIMSMDPGEEETEQLKKEYVTFMKGVVSAPLNLPGTAYRKALQSRGTILKFIEKKMEERKSEIQEEDEEDEAEISRSDHYERKHRADDDLLGWVLKHSNLSTEQILDLILSLLFAGHETSSVAIALAIYFLQACPKAVQELREEHLEIARVKKELGESELNWDDYKTMDFTHSVINETLRLGNVVRFLHRKALKNVRYKEIGYDIPSGWKVLPVISAVHLDNSRYDEPNLFNPWRWQQQNSGTSSLSGCGSFSTWGNNFMPFGGGPRLCAGSELAKLEMAVFIHHLVLNFSWKLAEDDQPFAFPFVDFPNGLPIRVSRIL, encoded by the exons ATGACGAtgataaaatttataactaaaataaaaaattctgacTTCTTTAAAACAAACACCTTCTTACAAACAGAAGCTCACTTTTTCAGTAGATGCATGTCCGAGTCCCAATCTCTcagaaaaaaagaagcaaaaaatcaaacatacagAAAAAgaggtaaagagagagagagatactcCATGTTCGAAACAGAGCATACTCTCgtgcctcttcttcttctcccatcACTtctatctcttctcctcttcttgattCTCTTGAAGAGACGAAGTCGACACAGTTTCAATCTCCCTCCTGGAAAATCTGGATGGCCATTTCTAGGCGAAACCATCGGATATCTCAAACCTTACTCTGCCAAAACTCTCGGTTACTTCATGCAACAACATATCTCCaa GTATGGGAAGATATATAGATCGAATTTGTTTGGAGAACCAACGATCGTATCAGCTGATGCAGGACTCAACAGGTTCATATTACAAAACGAAGGAAGACTCTTTGAATGTAGTTATCCTCGAAGTATTGGTGGGATTCTTGGGAAATGGTCGATGCTTGTTCTTGTTGGAGACATGCATAGAGACATGAGAAGTATCTCGCTAAACTTTCTAAGTCACGCTCGTCTCAGAACGATTCTTCTTAAGGACGTTGAGAGGCATACTTTGTTCGTTCTTAATTCTTGGCAACAACATTCTGTTTTCTCTGCTCAAGATGAGGCCAAAAAG TTTACGTTTAATCTAATGGCGAAGCATATAATGAGTATGGATCCTGGAGAAGAAGAGACAGAGCAGTTAAAGAAAGAGTATGTGACTTTCATGAAAGGGGTTGTTTCTGCTCCTCTCAATCTCCCAGGAACTGCTTATCGTAAAGCTCTCCAG TCACGAGGGACGATATTGAAGTTTATTGAGAAGAAAATGGAAGAGAGAAAATCAGAGAttcaagaagaagacgaagaagatgaaGCAGAGATTAGTAGAAGTGATCATTATGAGAGAAAACATAGAGCAGATGATGATCTTTTGGGATGGGTTCTAAAACATTCCAATCTTTCGACTGAGCAAATTCTCGATCTTATTCTCAGTTTATTATTTGCCGGACATGAGACATCATCTGTAGCCATCGCTCTCGCTATCTACTTCTTGCAAGCTTGTCCTAAAGCCGTTCAAGAACTTAGG GAAGAGCATCTTGAAATCGCGAGGGTGAAGAAGGAACTTGGAGAGTCAGAATTGAATTGGGATGATTACAAGACAATGGACTTTACTCATAGt GTTATAAATGAGACTCTTCGACTAGGAAATGTAGTAAGGTTTTTGCATCGTAAAGCACTCAAAAACGTTCGGTATAAAG AAATAGGATACGATATCCCAAGTGGGTGGAAAGTGTTACCAGTGATCTCAGCCGTACATTTGGATAACTCCCGTTACGACGAACCTAATCTCTTTAATCCTTGGAGATGGCAACAG CAAAACTCCGGGACGTCGTCATTGTCAGGATGTGGTAGTTTTTCGACGTGGGGGAACAACTTCATGCCGTTTGGAGGAGGGCCAAGGCTATGTGCTGGTTCAGAGTTGGCGAAGCTAGAAATGGCAGTGTTTATTCATCATCTTGTTCTTAATTTTAGTTGGAAATTAGCAGAAGATGATCAACCATTTGCTTTTCCTTTCGTTGATTTTCCTAACGGTTTGCCAATTAGGGTTTCTCGTATTCTGTAA
- the LOC103840968 gene encoding cytochrome P450 90B1 isoform X2 yields the protein MTMIKFITKIKNSDFFKTNTFLQTEAHFFSRCMSESQSLRKKEAKNQTYRKRGKERERYSMFETEHTLVPLLLLPSLLSLLLFLILLKRRSRHSFNLPPGKSGWPFLGETIGYLKPYSAKTLGYFMQQHISKYGKIYRSNLFGEPTIVSADAGLNRFILQNEGRLFECSYPRSIGGILGKWSMLVLVGDMHRDMRSISLNFLSHARLRTILLKDVERHTLFVLNSWQQHSVFSAQDEAKKFTFNLMAKHIMSMDPGEEETEQLKKEYVTFMKGVVSAPLNLPGTAYRKALQSRGTILKFIEKKMEERKSEIQEEDEEDEAEISRSDHYERKHRADDDLLGWVLKHSNLSTEQILDLILSLLFAGHETSSVAIALAIYFLQACPKAVQELREEHLEIARVKKELGESELNWDDYKTMDFTHSVINETLRLGNVVRFLHRKALKNVRYKGYDIPSGWKVLPVISAVHLDNSRYDEPNLFNPWRWQQQNSGTSSLSGCGSFSTWGNNFMPFGGGPRLCAGSELAKLEMAVFIHHLVLNFSWKLAEDDQPFAFPFVDFPNGLPIRVSRIL from the exons ATGACGAtgataaaatttataactaaaataaaaaattctgacTTCTTTAAAACAAACACCTTCTTACAAACAGAAGCTCACTTTTTCAGTAGATGCATGTCCGAGTCCCAATCTCTcagaaaaaaagaagcaaaaaatcaaacatacagAAAAAgaggtaaagagagagagagatactcCATGTTCGAAACAGAGCATACTCTCgtgcctcttcttcttctcccatcACTtctatctcttctcctcttcttgattCTCTTGAAGAGACGAAGTCGACACAGTTTCAATCTCCCTCCTGGAAAATCTGGATGGCCATTTCTAGGCGAAACCATCGGATATCTCAAACCTTACTCTGCCAAAACTCTCGGTTACTTCATGCAACAACATATCTCCaa GTATGGGAAGATATATAGATCGAATTTGTTTGGAGAACCAACGATCGTATCAGCTGATGCAGGACTCAACAGGTTCATATTACAAAACGAAGGAAGACTCTTTGAATGTAGTTATCCTCGAAGTATTGGTGGGATTCTTGGGAAATGGTCGATGCTTGTTCTTGTTGGAGACATGCATAGAGACATGAGAAGTATCTCGCTAAACTTTCTAAGTCACGCTCGTCTCAGAACGATTCTTCTTAAGGACGTTGAGAGGCATACTTTGTTCGTTCTTAATTCTTGGCAACAACATTCTGTTTTCTCTGCTCAAGATGAGGCCAAAAAG TTTACGTTTAATCTAATGGCGAAGCATATAATGAGTATGGATCCTGGAGAAGAAGAGACAGAGCAGTTAAAGAAAGAGTATGTGACTTTCATGAAAGGGGTTGTTTCTGCTCCTCTCAATCTCCCAGGAACTGCTTATCGTAAAGCTCTCCAG TCACGAGGGACGATATTGAAGTTTATTGAGAAGAAAATGGAAGAGAGAAAATCAGAGAttcaagaagaagacgaagaagatgaaGCAGAGATTAGTAGAAGTGATCATTATGAGAGAAAACATAGAGCAGATGATGATCTTTTGGGATGGGTTCTAAAACATTCCAATCTTTCGACTGAGCAAATTCTCGATCTTATTCTCAGTTTATTATTTGCCGGACATGAGACATCATCTGTAGCCATCGCTCTCGCTATCTACTTCTTGCAAGCTTGTCCTAAAGCCGTTCAAGAACTTAGG GAAGAGCATCTTGAAATCGCGAGGGTGAAGAAGGAACTTGGAGAGTCAGAATTGAATTGGGATGATTACAAGACAATGGACTTTACTCATAGt GTTATAAATGAGACTCTTCGACTAGGAAATGTAGTAAGGTTTTTGCATCGTAAAGCACTCAAAAACGTTCGGTATAAAG GATACGATATCCCAAGTGGGTGGAAAGTGTTACCAGTGATCTCAGCCGTACATTTGGATAACTCCCGTTACGACGAACCTAATCTCTTTAATCCTTGGAGATGGCAACAG CAAAACTCCGGGACGTCGTCATTGTCAGGATGTGGTAGTTTTTCGACGTGGGGGAACAACTTCATGCCGTTTGGAGGAGGGCCAAGGCTATGTGCTGGTTCAGAGTTGGCGAAGCTAGAAATGGCAGTGTTTATTCATCATCTTGTTCTTAATTTTAGTTGGAAATTAGCAGAAGATGATCAACCATTTGCTTTTCCTTTCGTTGATTTTCCTAACGGTTTGCCAATTAGGGTTTCTCGTATTCTGTAA
- the LOC103840968 gene encoding cytochrome P450 90B1 isoform X3, giving the protein MTMIKFITKIKNSDFFKTNTFLQTEAHFFSRCMSESQSLRKKEAKNQTYRKRGKERERYSMFETEHTLVPLLLLPSLLSLLLFLILLKRRSRHSFNLPPGKSGWPFLGETIGYLKPYSAKTLGYFMQQHISKYGKIYRSNLFGEPTIVSADAGLNRFILQNEGRLFECSYPRSIGGILGKWSMLVLVGDMHRDMRSISLNFLSHARLRTILLKDVERHTLFVLNSWQQHSVFSAQDEAKKFTFNLMAKHIMSMDPGEEETEQLKKEYVTFMKGVVSAPLNLPGTAYRKALQSRGTILKFIEKKMEERKSEIQEEDEEDEAEISRSDHYERKHRADDDLLGWVLKHSNLSTEQILDLILSLLFAGHETSSVAIALAIYFLQACPKAVQELREEHLEIARVKKELGESELNWDDYKTMDFTHSVINETLRLGNVVRFLHRKALKNVRYKEIGYDIPSGWKVLPVISAVHLDNSRYDEPNLFNPWRWQQVLVD; this is encoded by the exons ATGACGAtgataaaatttataactaaaataaaaaattctgacTTCTTTAAAACAAACACCTTCTTACAAACAGAAGCTCACTTTTTCAGTAGATGCATGTCCGAGTCCCAATCTCTcagaaaaaaagaagcaaaaaatcaaacatacagAAAAAgaggtaaagagagagagagatactcCATGTTCGAAACAGAGCATACTCTCgtgcctcttcttcttctcccatcACTtctatctcttctcctcttcttgattCTCTTGAAGAGACGAAGTCGACACAGTTTCAATCTCCCTCCTGGAAAATCTGGATGGCCATTTCTAGGCGAAACCATCGGATATCTCAAACCTTACTCTGCCAAAACTCTCGGTTACTTCATGCAACAACATATCTCCaa GTATGGGAAGATATATAGATCGAATTTGTTTGGAGAACCAACGATCGTATCAGCTGATGCAGGACTCAACAGGTTCATATTACAAAACGAAGGAAGACTCTTTGAATGTAGTTATCCTCGAAGTATTGGTGGGATTCTTGGGAAATGGTCGATGCTTGTTCTTGTTGGAGACATGCATAGAGACATGAGAAGTATCTCGCTAAACTTTCTAAGTCACGCTCGTCTCAGAACGATTCTTCTTAAGGACGTTGAGAGGCATACTTTGTTCGTTCTTAATTCTTGGCAACAACATTCTGTTTTCTCTGCTCAAGATGAGGCCAAAAAG TTTACGTTTAATCTAATGGCGAAGCATATAATGAGTATGGATCCTGGAGAAGAAGAGACAGAGCAGTTAAAGAAAGAGTATGTGACTTTCATGAAAGGGGTTGTTTCTGCTCCTCTCAATCTCCCAGGAACTGCTTATCGTAAAGCTCTCCAG TCACGAGGGACGATATTGAAGTTTATTGAGAAGAAAATGGAAGAGAGAAAATCAGAGAttcaagaagaagacgaagaagatgaaGCAGAGATTAGTAGAAGTGATCATTATGAGAGAAAACATAGAGCAGATGATGATCTTTTGGGATGGGTTCTAAAACATTCCAATCTTTCGACTGAGCAAATTCTCGATCTTATTCTCAGTTTATTATTTGCCGGACATGAGACATCATCTGTAGCCATCGCTCTCGCTATCTACTTCTTGCAAGCTTGTCCTAAAGCCGTTCAAGAACTTAGG GAAGAGCATCTTGAAATCGCGAGGGTGAAGAAGGAACTTGGAGAGTCAGAATTGAATTGGGATGATTACAAGACAATGGACTTTACTCATAGt GTTATAAATGAGACTCTTCGACTAGGAAATGTAGTAAGGTTTTTGCATCGTAAAGCACTCAAAAACGTTCGGTATAAAG AAATAGGATACGATATCCCAAGTGGGTGGAAAGTGTTACCAGTGATCTCAGCCGTACATTTGGATAACTCCCGTTACGACGAACCTAATCTCTTTAATCCTTGGAGATGGCAACAG GTTTTGGTAGATTAG
- the LOC103840968 gene encoding cytochrome P450 90B1 isoform X4: MTMIKFITKIKNSDFFKTNTFLQTEAHFFSRCMSESQSLRKKEAKNQTYRKRGKERERYSMFETEHTLVPLLLLPSLLSLLLFLILLKRRSRHSFNLPPGKSGWPFLGETIGYLKPYSAKTLGYFMQQHISKYGKIYRSNLFGEPTIVSADAGLNRFILQNEGRLFECSYPRSIGGILGKWSMLVLVGDMHRDMRSISLNFLSHARLRTILLKDVERHTLFVLNSWQQHSVFSAQDEAKKFTFNLMAKHIMSMDPGEEETEQLKKEYVTFMKGVVSAPLNLPGTAYRKALQSRGTILKFIEKKMEERKSEIQEEDEEDEAEISRSDHYERKHRADDDLLGWVLKHSNLSTEQILDLILSLLFAGHETSSVAIALAIYFLQACPKAVQELREEHLEIARVKKELGESELNWDDYKTMDFTHSVINETLRLGNVVRFLHRKALKNVRYKGYDIPSGWKVLPVISAVHLDNSRYDEPNLFNPWRWQQVLVD; this comes from the exons ATGACGAtgataaaatttataactaaaataaaaaattctgacTTCTTTAAAACAAACACCTTCTTACAAACAGAAGCTCACTTTTTCAGTAGATGCATGTCCGAGTCCCAATCTCTcagaaaaaaagaagcaaaaaatcaaacatacagAAAAAgaggtaaagagagagagagatactcCATGTTCGAAACAGAGCATACTCTCgtgcctcttcttcttctcccatcACTtctatctcttctcctcttcttgattCTCTTGAAGAGACGAAGTCGACACAGTTTCAATCTCCCTCCTGGAAAATCTGGATGGCCATTTCTAGGCGAAACCATCGGATATCTCAAACCTTACTCTGCCAAAACTCTCGGTTACTTCATGCAACAACATATCTCCaa GTATGGGAAGATATATAGATCGAATTTGTTTGGAGAACCAACGATCGTATCAGCTGATGCAGGACTCAACAGGTTCATATTACAAAACGAAGGAAGACTCTTTGAATGTAGTTATCCTCGAAGTATTGGTGGGATTCTTGGGAAATGGTCGATGCTTGTTCTTGTTGGAGACATGCATAGAGACATGAGAAGTATCTCGCTAAACTTTCTAAGTCACGCTCGTCTCAGAACGATTCTTCTTAAGGACGTTGAGAGGCATACTTTGTTCGTTCTTAATTCTTGGCAACAACATTCTGTTTTCTCTGCTCAAGATGAGGCCAAAAAG TTTACGTTTAATCTAATGGCGAAGCATATAATGAGTATGGATCCTGGAGAAGAAGAGACAGAGCAGTTAAAGAAAGAGTATGTGACTTTCATGAAAGGGGTTGTTTCTGCTCCTCTCAATCTCCCAGGAACTGCTTATCGTAAAGCTCTCCAG TCACGAGGGACGATATTGAAGTTTATTGAGAAGAAAATGGAAGAGAGAAAATCAGAGAttcaagaagaagacgaagaagatgaaGCAGAGATTAGTAGAAGTGATCATTATGAGAGAAAACATAGAGCAGATGATGATCTTTTGGGATGGGTTCTAAAACATTCCAATCTTTCGACTGAGCAAATTCTCGATCTTATTCTCAGTTTATTATTTGCCGGACATGAGACATCATCTGTAGCCATCGCTCTCGCTATCTACTTCTTGCAAGCTTGTCCTAAAGCCGTTCAAGAACTTAGG GAAGAGCATCTTGAAATCGCGAGGGTGAAGAAGGAACTTGGAGAGTCAGAATTGAATTGGGATGATTACAAGACAATGGACTTTACTCATAGt GTTATAAATGAGACTCTTCGACTAGGAAATGTAGTAAGGTTTTTGCATCGTAAAGCACTCAAAAACGTTCGGTATAAAG GATACGATATCCCAAGTGGGTGGAAAGTGTTACCAGTGATCTCAGCCGTACATTTGGATAACTCCCGTTACGACGAACCTAATCTCTTTAATCCTTGGAGATGGCAACAG GTTTTGGTAGATTAG